Genomic segment of Eupeodes corollae chromosome 2, idEupCoro1.1, whole genome shotgun sequence:
GTTCTTTTTCATTCGATTTTCTTGTTGCTAGGATAAACAACatcgaaaatgtttgaaaatcagAAAAGTGTGTAACTCGAACAAGAAAAGTTTGCCAACGAGAAGgaacattcaaaacaaaacaaacaataattgtcAAATTCGAGGCATGGACCACGACCACGAGTCAACTTGTAATAGCGCTTgcgaatacaaatttataaggaAAGTCAAAAAAGAGTCATGAGCAAAAATACTTCCTTTAAAATGGggaaatggagtatttttggtcatGAGTCAACGTGTAATtggcactaggaaagggagctATTGTCAGCTCTTTGGCAGTAATTGTCGGACTCCATATTGTAGGATCGAAAATCGTCTTTTCTTAGGTTTAGGCTCAAATGTATCTGATGATATCAttagtttataatattttcacatcagtattattatcaattaaagataattttaatcgCTATAAACACTTTATTTGTGTAATGCACATAGTTGCTAGGCACCAAGTGaaataatcaattaaaaacccaaattgttgtttagaatttaaataattgatttcagAGCGGAAGATTTTAGAAGGTAGATGAACTGTGTGCATATAGTGtgtgtaattttagtaaaatattacaCTGCCTATCCGCTgccataataaaataaatctaccTTTATtacattaaaacattttttaatgactaGCTAACTTCTCATTTAATTAGTGTTTTTATTCACTGTAGGGTTTTTACTATTCTCGAAGTGGAAATCCAACGAGAAATGTTCTTGAAACATGTCTTGCATCTTTGGACAATGCCAAACATGGTTTAGCCTTCTCTTCTGGACTGGGAGCAAATACAGCCATTTTAACAATGTTATCTAGTGGTGATCATGTTGTGATAAGTGACGATGTCTATGGAGGCACCAACCGTTTATTCCGGTAAGAATTAAAATCaatgattataaaaaataaacaagaaaaatgtaaCACAACATTTGTTGGTATATAAGACAAGTTACAGCTAGATTAGGATTGGAAGCTACCTTTGTTGATCCAACTGATTTGGACGCACTCTCAGATGCTATAAAAAGCAACACCAAACTGCTGTGGATTGAAACACCAACCAATCCTTTGATAAAAGTAGTTGACATTACAGCCGTTGCAAAGTTGGCTCATgagaaaaaagaagatattattGTCGCTGTCGacaatacatttttgacatcCTATTTTCAGAGGCCATTAGAGTTGGGAGCGGATATGGTTGTTTACTCTTTGACTAAGTACATGAACGGTCATGGTGATGTTGTTATGGGTGCAGTAACATTAAACGATGAAGGTTTGCACAATCGCCTTCGTTTCTTGCAAAGAGGTTGGTTGAATTTGTTTAAGGCGCTATCTTTGAAATCAATCCGTAAGCATTTTGAATGGATTCCTTTTGATTTGAAATGCAAATGAAGTACTgatctatatacatataaaaaatcaCTTGAGAAAAGAAATTGTAATAATTGTAGCGATTAATAATTGCAAATTATTAAtcgctaaaaatgtatttttctattttccggacgaaaatttattttcctcaACAGCTAATTCTTTTATGCCCAATTGAAACGAATCGTTCAAAAGATTTCACAGAATTCCAAAGACAGATTTATGTGAGACAaaatttgtcggtggatttcaatcagaatttttttttcaatgatagaCATATTCAAAGATCGCTGTACTGATTagtttcaatgatagctataactagcTCCTAAATGTCATACAAATCAtcctcaaataatttttgtatttattttttaagcaacTGGAATAGTTCCTTCTCCATTTGACTGTTACCAAGTGAATCGTAGTTTGAAAACACTAGCACTTCGCATGGAGCAACATCAAAAAAACGCATTGGCAGTTGCAAAATTCCTTGAATCAAATTCACGCGTTGAAAAAGTTTTGCATCCTGCACTTCCCTCTCATCCACAACACGAACTTGCTTTAAAACAAACCTACGGCTATAGTGGAGTATTTTCGTTTTACATAAAGGGTAAATTAGAAGAATCAAGGAAGttcttaaaaagtttgaaaatgttcactttGGCTGAAAGTCTCGGTGGTTACGAGAGCTTAGCTGAATTACCGTAAGTTAATAACTACATacgcatagtccaaaaagtctccgtacagtagtctaatttaagttgtttttcttttttaaaaaaattaccaggaataaatgtaaaaaccaaagtggtaacaTTGAAGAAGAGTTAGTTTCCACCCTCaccattttacaaattttaaaaaattgtaattttcaaaattcttgtttttaatgtattgttctagtaaatattttatctcagaatcaaaaaaaaaaatttgctgtacggagactttttggactatgagTACATCTAGCATTTAAAATACCATCATTTCTAGATCTGTGATGACACATGCTTCTGTTCCACTTGAGCAAAGGATAATGTTGGGAATAACCGATTCTCTGGTTAGAATATCGGTTGGCCTAGAGGACTCAGATGATTTAATTGAGGATTTACGTCAAGCTCTTGAAGCTATGTGAACAAAGATAAAAGATGTTAAATGAACATAGATGCATCCAAAGTTCAATTTAATGTAGTATCTAttcacattttgttttactaatATTTCAATAAGATACATATGCTAATTATGAATtcctattaaaataaacaatcagtGCTTGTAATTTGTTTAAGGATGTTTAACACAAAttgtaatttacattttttaaaaaaggtttgaatatgttttatcatatttcattagaaaaattgattttttttttaagaagacaaCTGTACtcagtgtagtacccgtggcatgatggttagtgcgttggactgtaacggtagaaagtttgttgtcaaaagtggcaatgtaacttctaccacaacattctcaattaaaaatggtcttcaacagggagcggcgaattcgccgattctcttcagcatttacaccagcgatctgataggtagtcttttttttttttttacggtcACTTTGGCGTCTCGacactattttattaatttgataattAGACACTGTGTGGTCCTTCAAGCAGATTTGCAGATTTCCCATGTTAgggacagacaacagactaatgctgggcaGAGACAGAGGCCCGTGTAAGCATTTACGAGTCAGGGTTGCGGGTTCATGAGGGGCTGGATAAGTTcctcctctagaatgacagACAATGAGACATATTTAGGCACTGAAATATTCGTACATTGTATTGGGTGTACACAATTTAAGGGATGTGACCAACCTTGTTAGTGAGAGACAATAGACAgtcaaaggcaattgcgtacgccgacgatctaattgcgtacagaacggcccgaaaggttgaggttattaaaattctcttgcagcgtgatttcgacaagattcagcgatattgcgacgactggaaactgaaaataaatgtccatgaagtcagagacaattctgttccggaccccgttggctggggccacgagggatacgtgtaagaattggcgcaagatggtcatcgttgattttcacgggcagccattatcgagcaaaagtgtagtgaagtacctcggtatctggttagatcagtatttatatttcgacagacatataaatgctgctctgaccagggccagaggagccttcgctctgacgaaacggctgttttttagcagtcggcttgaccccagagtgaaggtaatttgctacatggctctcatacggccaatgatcgtttatggttgtcctgtgtggttcaacgttgccccttcccagatggagaagtttcgggtgttcgagcggcagtgtttacgacgctgtaccggcttatatcgaacagccgagtcttcttatgtgcattacttttccaaggaggtcctatacaacggggctcgaatcaacagaatcgacaatttcgtgataaaactcgtcacattgcaagagctatgtcttcgaccaacaatttaattttcggggcgttctatccgaacgacgagtattttgagagtgcacgcttgagcggcttcattccaccagaggcattcctctttttagacaaatgcggtctgatacaggatagattggcagttccgttaatctaccacgtcagacgaagaaccgtggataggcgactcctgtacaatcgggacgtcatggcacaaggcggagcagagctccttcggttcagtagggctgtgtccgaacgggaccgaactgatagggtgaagcaggagaaccagttttggtggctttaatcggcacttgtgtagtcgggatggggttttaagccttggccggcttacatacttgttttatagttttagcacagataataaatttatacagatgtctcatcccagcaggaaaaaattaaacatttttttctcttaacagaCAAGCCTTAACAgacaagagcttttaaaaataaagctgagaaagctctttttgccttgctatttttttttcgttttagaaacttttctcttctcatttgtcattttgtttgccaacgaatacaaaaacaaagtttggtccgttgcaaacaaatgtatatcttttattatgCGCGTCTTGGTGCGTAAAAGAAGAAAGGGGTGATAAACTGATAATGttggatcttttttttgtttatttttttgtgaatgtcgaTTGTTAGGTGTCCGGTAAGGAGAATAGAAGAAGTTGCTTTGAAACTATTGTGTGGGCAAGAAGGGGCAAGTGAACGTGCAGATGATTTGGTTTCTGTGTTTTACGTTCGTACGATCgtacgttctcgacgtttttctcttcgtccatagctcaaaatcagaagagatatcgacttcaaataaattttgttatacagataaaaatatattttttgaaaaaaatccaattaaaggttttttttataaatcaaacaaaaactaaacaaaaatttgtcacctcgaaaattttacgaatacaaaattattttatttccagaccaattttgtgcaacgaaaaataaagtttttaacatctggtaaagttttgagaaaaatctaattgacagtttttttttataaaaaataaaaacctaagaaaacattactcaaagtttttaaaaattgaatttcgactcaaatatcttttcaaaacttttagatatttgctttaaactactttttaatttaaaaaaaatattgttgtcaacattcagtaaaattttgagaaaaatcgaattgacagttttttttacaaaaaataaaaacctaaacaagaatattaataaaatttggtaaaatttgattttcgactcaatacaattttgagaaaaatagaactgaaagtttaaaaaaaatgttaaaacctaacaaaaaaacaattttaaaacttcgtaaaaatttactttcgactcaaatagcttttcaaaattaaaaatattgtcttcaactctttcttatttcacagaaaatattgttttcgataattagcagtttttttttattattaaaatctaacagtccgtttttcataaaaaaaaatctgcaagaaatagtacgcaattttGGTAAAGATGGTGTTCGTTtcctgatatctctcaaattaatttcattcatccaatttgtaaaaatttaagatatgctactaaaattgataaaaacttgttttcgactaaaaatctatttaacaaaactagattttcaaactaaactatttccttatattaaatattgttggttattttaaaatttgtaaaaataaataaactaacgggatgggaagtaatcagtgtgggccgcatccgAGCCTTTTTATTAATATCTGACAGGCAATAATGGTAGATTATAAGTTTGGGTTGCATCACAGTCTGATTCAAGAATGTCAAGACTAAGATACttgaaaaaaggcaaaaaaaagtagcgaacgtacgaacgtaggtacacacgcacagacattttcccaaaatgcttttatttccactatatggaccttaaaacgtcgagaaatgccaacattttcaattcgacaaatcggactcattacaataatcaaaaaggaacacttttttttttatacagttaTGTCAAGGAAACATACAAATCAGACAATACAAATCTACAGGAAGACCTTTATTTGAACTGAAAACAGTAtaggtatattttattttttgctgcacAAAATCTACTTGTCCATTTTTGAGGAACttatctttttgaataaaaaaataagatcagttctttttaaactagaaaaaaaatattattttaattgttgacaCATTATGTACAATGAGGTACATACATGTACATTGGACATATGTAGGTACCTCATCATCCAACTGACACCAGTCAACAACACTTCATtacgtttaaaaacatataaaacagaaaaatgtatttgtggagattttacaaaattgaagaaaaagaagaatttataataaaaatccaCATGAATGCACGCAAGTAGCATTTCCGTATCCGATTATAAGAACTCGAGCTATAAAGACAACCTTGTCCtagctttgtttctatttccaaagacaactgtacatatttttttttctcgtcgtcGACAAGCGATCAACTCTCCTGCACCTATTTTCAACGCATCACCACCAGCCACAACAcaccacaaaaaatcaaaataaaacagttttgttttcatttctgaaGAATGATCTTGGTGTATTATGTGTTACTGTGCATTAGGATTATGAGAggaaaagaacatacaaaaatgatttcagatttttctttgccTTAGTTTTCATTCATAGGAAAGAAGACGAGCAACGTAGCTTTCGTGTATTCATTTAGTGAATgtgttgaactttttgaaaaagctctttttttggttgatttcagtTTCATATATCATTTCTCGCCATAAgggtgagacatctgtatatttattatctgtggttttagggtttagttttaagtagaataggcatggtggcacaaaaagaaatagaaaaaaataataaaaaaaatcaaaaaaaaaaattaaaaaaaagaacatttaaataaaaaaaaagaaaacatgaaaaaaaaaattaaaaaaaagacaacaaaatatgaaaaacaaaaatgttagatagttagatttgctgctgtggttgttctagttttaagtagtttataggtagaataggtagtttaagttagttttaagttttatttaaggaccttctTTTAAGTAAacagtttgtaagtaaaaataaaaaaggatattgatattagtttttttttcaaattttctaataaataaaaagaatgaaggaattgacaaatccttcaagagtaaatcttgtcatgaaaaagtgctttctcaaattagccgttcggattcgcccttaaattgtaggtcccttccattcctgacaacggtactcgcacacaggaatggttgagagttgtaagtcactaggccatggttcacgacggactgttgcgccacctaatttatttatttttttaactgtacTCAGTAAAATGCAAGAAAATTGATCCTAAGGAtacttaaatcattaaaaaaagtacaacTGTCCCGATTCCATCTGAATTTGCAGTATAGTAAAGGAAAATGGGATTGATTATGACTTTCAAGAAGCTATCTCTTTTTACTGGGCAATAACACAATAATTGGTATCCAGTTGGTATTATAGTTATATAGTCAACGTTGCTATTACCAAATCtgtttttctatttctaaactaaaaacaattttagaaagttttttgtgctgcagacaatatttttaacattttccgTGTTGTTTTTATCATTATCGGTACATTTGCTAGTAATGTCAACGCATCCTCTCTgcaagtatgtatgtatgtactttattgaaattttttttacacttataattcttaattctatgtatacatatgtagttaTTTCAATAGCTTGTTATTAAGTTGCCGACTTACGAGTAGAAATTGGTCAGGctacacagtttttttttaaattaatttagtttatttttataaagcacATTAGTTGTTTATTAGACATAGTCtcttagttttataaaattacgtCCAAAattataacctaacctaaaaataaaaaaagagcctgggatgcgaccaacactgataacttcccacccggtctgtcgatttgtcttgcttaaaagtttgtctatacgtactcgtatcaatttttaccaaatttgcgtactattttttgtagattttattttttatgaaaaaacggactattgaatttttatatacaaattactgaatatcgaaaacaatattttctgtgaaataagtttgaagcgaatatttttaatttttgaaaaaaagtcgaaagtaaatttttaccaagttttagtattgtttttttagagttttattttttgtaaaaaaactcaattcgatttgtctcaaaatttgtcctaatgttgaaagtTAGAAGTGAGAACGAGCGAGCAAGACAGAcgtgttttaaatttgtctgggaaaataaatgtttattaaatttaaaattcgaaaaaaagtaaataatgaaAGAAAATTCTAAGAAGTTTGGTGATCGATTTGCGGGAAAAGCAATATGAAAGTTAAATGCAGTGGATTTTGTGAAGCTTTATTTCATGACAAATGTACGGGCTTGCCGGAATATGATTTAAATGCCATAAGatcaaagaaaaatgttgcATTCATTTGTGATGATTGTCTGGACAATAAAAGTGCAATTCAAAAATCGTTAGAAGATATTTTATAATCCGTAAATGCAAATAAAGAAAGTGCCGCGAAACaagaaaaattagtttatgatataattgaaaaattaaatacactAAACAATGGCGAATGTCAATAAAAAAGTGAAGAGAAAACGGGAACATAATTATGCAAGTCAATTGCAAAAGTGTCCACCCGTTATACTTAAGCCCAAAAGTAaaacaaagtgaaaaaaaaaaacaaaggaagaCTTGAAAAGTTATGTTGATCCCTCTAACTTAATTATCAGTGATATAGCCGAAAGAAACAACGGAGTAGTTGAAATCATCTGTGATAGTGAGGGAGAAAGAGATAAAGTGAAATGTGCATTTGAAAAAGAGCTTGGTAGTACATACGATGTCAAAGTTCCAGAAATAAGAAAACCAAAACTGTTTATTACAGGCTTAAGCGATGAAATGAGTGAAGAACAAGTTGAGAAAAGTCTAAAATCACAAAACAAatgattgttttaattgtttatgatTCAATCATGAAACAAAAGATTGTACAAATAAGTCGGTCTGTAGGAACTGCTCTGATGAACATAACTCTCGAAATAGTGAAGAACTAGAAAAAATTGAATGTGTCAACTGAAAATTGGCTAATAATAGATTGAATCTAAATTTGGATATCAGTCATAAAACCTTAGACTATAATTGCccggttttcttaaaaaaaactcgaTGCCAAGAGGAGCCGTACCTTTTATTAGCAATTAAATGATAAGTGTTTTGAAGAttcagtttcatttttaaatgggATACTTTTAAATGTACAGGGGATAACTGGAAATTTTACATTAATTGAAGATATTGTTAACCAAAATAATCTTGACTTTATCTTAATAACTGAAACACATCTCACAGATGGTATAGCTAGTTGTGAAGTGTGCTTGCCTGGTTATAGGAGATATGATTGCCTGTCGGGTTCTCGACACACTGGTGGTCAGTGGCGAGGCGTCATA
This window contains:
- the LOC129948354 gene encoding cystathionine gamma-lyase-like; the encoded protein is MAFKSQPKGFATKAIHSGQSPEQWTSMCVIPPIVTSTTYKHDNPGEHRGFYYSRSGNPTRNVLETCLASLDNAKHGLAFSSGLGANTAILTMLSSGDHVVISDDVYGGTNRLFRQVTARLGLEATFVDPTDLDALSDAIKSNTKLLWIETPTNPLIKVVDITAVAKLAHEKKEDIIVAVDNTFLTSYFQRPLELGADMVVYSLTKYMNGHGDVVMGAVTLNDEGLHNRLRFLQRATGIVPSPFDCYQVNRSLKTLALRMEQHQKNALAVAKFLESNSRVEKVLHPALPSHPQHELALKQTYGYSGVFSFYIKGKLEESRKFLKSLKMFTLAESLGGYESLAELPSVMTHASVPLEQRIMLGITDSLVRISVGLEDSDDLIEDLRQALEAM